The Chrysoperla carnea chromosome X, inChrCarn1.1, whole genome shotgun sequence genome includes a region encoding these proteins:
- the LOC123302977 gene encoding zinc finger and SCAN domain-containing protein 31-like — protein sequence MTSNSCFDVKNYIFIKKENMEVEKPKDTELILIKSEILDDYDANNYSFSNEQQINTDKILGEGDDENVQIKTEILEDNIETEHNQIKNEILEYSILKHFTMEHGQFKDIVSEDGILMEHGKIKNEVSEDSVTMEEVKVKIEIPEVSVTIENVEFKNVIPENSVNGRIRGNGAHLLNYENIKLENELNTELIIKDEILDDNISESPRVHVGDFDYHCDVCERGFNRPDSLTRHKLIHTGQKTFSCDVCEKYFRTRSDLVRHKMIHTIEKPFACDVCDKVYNQRGSLVKHKKTHEKEKPFSCEILDPMWKELKMPSGSDDDERKRQEDGEESLESSDDDISPNKIDENRTRKKTDVILNLQTSKPLPITEEEKRKIQNRIRCQRYRAKKKAEALVNSQISRPLTATEEEKIKLRKEKKRQNSQRYRDKKKATKLINLHNFINLQK from the exons atgacAAGTAATTCATGTtttgatgtaaaaaattatatttttatcaaaaaagaaaatatggaaGTTGAAAAGCCAAAAGATActgaattaatattaattaaaagtgaaatattaGATGATTATGAtgcaaataattattcattttcgaATGAACAACAAATAAACACAGATAAGATATTAGGCGAAGGCGATGATGAAAATGTCcaaattaaaactgaaattttagaAGACAATATTGAAACTGAACACaaccaaattaaaaatgaaattctagAATACagtatattaaaacattttacaatggAACATGGACAATTTAAAGATATAGTTTCAGAAGATGGTATTTTAATGGAACatgggaaaattaaaaatgaagtttCAGAGGACAGTGTTACCATGGAAGaagtaaaagttaaaattgaaattccaGAAGTTAGTGTTACAATAGAAAATGTGGAATTTAAGAATGTAATTCCAGAAAACAGTGTTAATGGACGAATTCGTGGAAATGGAGCACATTTacttaattacgaaaatattaaacttgaaaacgAATTAAATACGgagttaattattaaagatgaaatcTTAGACGACAATATTTCAGAATCACCACGAGTTCATGTTGGAGACTTTGATTATCATTGTGATGTTTGTGAAAGAGGATTTAACAGACCGGATAGTTTAACCAGACATAAACTGATTCACACGGGACAGAaaacattttcatgtgatgtttgtgaaaaaTACTTTCGGACTCGAAGTGATTTAGTTCGTCATAAAATGATTCATACAATAGAAAAACCTTTTGCATGTGATGTGTGTGATAAAGTGTATAATCAAAGAGGTAGTTTAGTGAAACATAAAAAGACTCATGAAaaggaaaaaccattttcatgtgag ATCCTGGACCCTATGTGGAAAGAATTGAAAATGCCTTCCGGTTCAGACGATGATGAAAGAAAAAGACAAGAAGATGGCGAAGAATCTCTAGAATCCTCTGATGATGACATAAGTCCAaacaaaattgatgaaaatagaACTAGGAAAAAAACTGATGTAATACTTAATTTACAAACTTCTAAACCACTACCAATAACAGAAGAGGAAAAACGAAAAATCCAAAATAGAATTAGATGCCAGCGATATAGAGCTAAGAAAAAAGCTGAAGCATTAGTGAATTCACAGATTTCTAGACCACTAACAGCAacagaagaagaaaaaattaaacttcgtaaagaaaaaaaaagacaaaacagTCAGCGttatagagataaaaaaaaagccactaaattgattaatttacacaacTTTATAaatctacaaaaataa